One Podarcis muralis chromosome Z, rPodMur119.hap1.1, whole genome shotgun sequence DNA segment encodes these proteins:
- the SLITRK2 gene encoding SLIT and NTRK-like protein 2 produces MLKGAWLLSVFTVAGIWPTESRKPAKDICSKSRCPCEEKENVLNINCENKGFTTVSLLVPPPSKICQLFLNGNAFTRLYPNEFVNYSNAVTLHLGNNDMQEIRAGAFVGLRTLKRLHLNNNKLETLQEDTFLGLESLEYLQADYNYISAIEAGAFSKLNKLKVLILNDNLLLSLPSNVFRFVLLTHLDLRGNRLKMMPFAGVLEHIGGIMEIQLEENPWNCTCDLLPLKAWLDTITVFVGEIVCETPFRLHGKDVTQLTRQDLCPRKSAGDSNQKEKHSSHSDTHAQRFPPTTNSAVGATRAPKSSRPPKTRNRPTPRVTVSKDRQIFGPIMVYQTKSPVPLTCPNGCVCTSQSSDSGLNVNCQEKKIGNISDLHPRPSSPKKLYLTSNYLQTVYKTDLLEYSSLDLLHLGNNRIAVIQEGAFSNLTSLRRLYLNGNYLEILYPSMFEGLYSLQYLYLEYNVIKDILPRTFDALGNLHLLFLNNNLLRSLPDNVFGGTTLTRLNLRNNHFSYLPVRGVLDQLSALIQIDLQENPWDCTCDIMGLRNWIERVTEQNNQQLGTPVVINEVICDSPTKHAGAHLKTLSKEAICPENPNLLDSSFLLPNLNTDIPQAFSIFPSSYPEIRTEVPLSVLILGLLVVFILSVCFGAGLFVFVLKRRKSMPSVPSSANNLDVSSFQLQYGCYNSEAHDKAEGHVYNYIPPPVGQMCQNPIYMQKEGDPVAYYRNLHEYSYSNLEPKKEDSASLAFTITAAEMLEKQGFSREPELLYQNIVERVKELPSGSLVHYNFCTLPKRQFTPSYESRRQNQDRINKTVLYGTPRKYFSEQSKPELPLLQEKLQTEPDYLEVLEKQTAISQL; encoded by the coding sequence ATGCTGAAGGGTGCTTGGCTGCTCAGTGTCTTCACAGTGGCTGGGATCTGGCCGACAGAGAGCCGCAAGCCTGCCAAAGACATTTGCAGCAAGAGCCGCTGCCCTTGCGAGGAGAAGGAGAACGTGCTGAACATTAATTGCGAAAACAAGGGATTTACGACCGTCAGCCTCCTCGTGCCGCCACCATCCAAGATCTGCCAGCTCTTCCTCAATGGCAATGCCTTCACTCGCCTCTACCCAAATGAGTTTGTCAACTACTCCAACGCGGTGACCCTGCACCTGGGCAACAACGACATGCAGGAGATCCGAGCTGGGGCCTTTGTAGGCCTTCGGACCCTTAAGAGGCTACacctcaacaacaacaagctggaaACCCTACAAGAGGACACTTTCCTAGGCTTGGAGAGCCTGGAGTACCTTCAGGCTGACTACAACTACATCAGCGCCATCGAGGCCGGGGCTTTCAGCAAGCTCAACAAACTGAAAGTCTTGATCTTGAATGACAACCTCTTATTGTCACTGCCCAGCAACGTTTTCCGTTTTGTCCTGCTAACCCATTTGGACCTCAGAGGGAACAGGCTGAAGATGATGCCATTTGCTGGAGTCCTGGAACACATTGGAGGCATCATGGAAATCCAGCTGGAGGAGAATCCATGGAACTGTACCTGTGACCTCCTGCCTCTCAAGGCTTGGCTGGACACCATCACTGTCTTTGTAGGGGAGATAGTCTGCGAGACCCCGTTCCGGTTGCATGGCAAAGATGTCACCCAACTCACAAGGCAGGATCTTTGCCCACGAAAAAGTGCAGGTGACTCCAACCAGAAGGAGAAGCATTCCTCCCACTCTGACACACACGCCCAGAGATTTCCCCCAACCACTAATTCTGCCGTTGGTGCCACCAGAGCCCCAAAATCCAGTCGCCCACCCAAAACAAGGAATCGCCCAACTCCACGGGTCACAGTGTCTAAAGACAGGCAGATCTTTGGGCCTATCATGGTTTACCAGACCAAGTCCCCTGTGCCACTCACTTGCCCAAATGGCTGCGTCTGCACTTCTCAAAGCTCTGACAGTGGGTTGAATGTCAACTGCCAAGAGAAAAAAATTGGCAACATCTCTGATCTCCACCCAAGGCCCAGCAGTCCAAAGAAACTCTATCTCACAAGTAATTACTTACAAACTGTCTACAAAACAGATCTCTTGGAATACAGCTCACTGGATTTGTTGCATTTGGGAAACAACAGGATTGCAGTGATTCAAGAAGGTGCCTTCTCTAACCTCACCAGTTTACGCCGACTCTATCTCAATGGTAATTACCTTGAGATCCTGTACCCTTCCATGTTTGAAGGGCTGTATAGCCTGCAGTACCTCTATTTAGAGTATAACGTTATCAAGGATATCCTGCCACGTACCTTTGATGCCCTGGGGAACCTTCACCTGTTATTTCTGAACAACAATCTGCTGAGATCCCTGCCTGACAATGTGTTTGGGGGCACAACCCTGACCAGACTCAACCTGAGGAACAACCATTTCTCATACTTGCCAGTGCGAGGGGTCCTTGACCAGCTTTCAGCTCTGATTCAGATTGACCTCCAAGAAAACCCTTGGGATTGTACTTGCGACATCATGGGGCTGAGGAACTGGATTGAAAGAGTCACAGAGCAAAACAACCAGCAGCTGGGGACCCCCGTTGTTATTAATGAAGTCATCTGTGACTCTCCAACCAAGCATGCTGGAGCACATCTCAAGACCTTGAGCAAGGAGGCCATCTGCCCTGAGAACCCCAATCTGTTAGATTCTTCTTTTCTGTTGCCAAATCTGAACACAGACATACCACAGGCCTTCAGTATTTTTCCCAGCTCCTATCCAGAAATACGTACTGAAGTCCCTCTTTCTGTCTTAATTTTGGGCCTTCTGGTCGTGTTTATTTTGTCTGTCTGTTTCGGGGCTGGTCTGTTTGTCTTTGTTCTCAAACGTCGCAAGAGTATGCCAAGCGTTCCCAGCAGTGCCAACAATCTTGACGTAAGCTCCTTCCAGTTGCAGTATGGGTGCTACAATAGCGAGGCGCACGATAAAGCAGAAGGGCATGTGTATAATTATATCCCACCTCCTGTCGGCCAGATGTGCCAGAACCCCATCTACATGCAGAAAGAAGGAGACCCGGTGGCTTACTATAGGAATCTCCATGAGTACAGCTACAGTAATCTCGAGCCTAAGAAAGAAGACTCTGCCAGCCTAGCATTTACAATCACTGCAGCAGAAATGCTGGAGAAACAGGGCTTTTCAAGGGAACCGGAGCTGCTATATCAAAACATAGTGGAGAGGGTCAAGGAGCTGCCGAGTGGAAGCCTGGTCCATTATAACTTTTGCACCCTCCCCAAAAGACAGTTCACACCTTCCTATGAGTCAAGGCGACAAAACCAGGACAGGATAAATAAAACAGTTTTGTACGGGACTCCCCGGAAATATTTTTCAGAGCAATCCAAACCTGAACTTCCTTTATTGCAAGAGAAACTACAGACTGAACCAGACTACCTCGAAGTTCTGGAAAAACAAACTGCCATAAGTCAGCTGTGA